CCTCACGGCGACGGACTCGCTGGAGCGGGACAGGATCGCCCTGACCCAGGCAGAGATTCAACTCCAACAGCTCGACATCGCCGACACGCAGCTCAAGGCGCAGCTCAACAGCGCAAAGATCTCGCGCGACAACGCTCAGCGCGAGCTGGCGCGAAGCCAAGAGCTCTTCGACAAGAAGTACCTGAGCCGTAAGGCGCTGGAAGACTCGCAACAGGCGCTGGCGTCAGCCGAGAGCTCCTATGAGAGCGCCCAGAAGAACGTCGATGCCCAGGCGAAGAGCATCGAATCGCAGAAGGCGACCATCGCCGCGCAGAAACGAGTCATCAGTTCGCGCGAGACGACGCTCAAGTTCCAGCGAGCCAACCTCGAGACGCTCAAGGCGTCCCGTGATGCGTCCGAGCGCCAGGCTGCCGCCAACCTCGCATCGGCGCAGTCGCGCCTGAACGAGATTCGCGAGACCATCGACGCCGAGAAGAAGATGGCGCAGTTCTCCGAGGCGAGCGCCGAGGCGAACGTCCTCCGGGCGCAGAGCGCCTTGAAGAACGCGAACCAGCGACTGGGATGGACCGTCGTCCGCGCTCCCAAGAGCGGGACAGTCACCAACCTCGAGCTTGAAGAGGGCGAGATCATCACGTCGGGTCGTTCCGCGTTCTCTCAGGGCCCAGCGATCATGACGGTCGCCGACCTGTCGCAGATGATCGTCAAAGCAGCGATCAACGAAGTCGATATGGGTCAGGTATCGCTCGATCAGCGGGCGGAGATCTCGGTCAGCGCTTTCCCCAACAAGAAGTTCGACGGACGCGTGCGAGCCATCGCGCCCAGCGGGCGGACGGTGGACAACGTCGTCCGGTTCGAGCTCGAGATCGAGGTGGTGGGTTCGCCGCAGGAATTGATGCCGGGCATGACGGCGGACGTCGATATCTTCGTGATCGATCGCGAGGACGTGCTCCAGGTTCCCATCGAGGCGGTTCAGGAAGAGGACTCGTTCGGCATCCAGATGTCGATGAAGCCCGAGGAACAGGCGAAGGTCGCCGTCGGCGACAAGGTGACGCTGGAGATGCGCCTAGGCAAGTCGGTCGAAGCCCGTGTCGACTCGCTGGGCGACCTCGTGCAGTTGTCGCTCCTCGGTTCGACTCAGGGCTGGCGTCCGGGACCGGTCGAGTTCACGCTCGTAACCGGCCCGGGCGAGCGTCTGCCAAGCCTGTCAGGACGCGCGACGCAGACGAAGAGCCGGTTTGTCGAGGTCGTCAAGCCCGGCGGCGAGAAGGGCGAGAAGAAGAAGCCAGAGCCAGAGGTATCTGAGGGTCCGCCTGCGGGCGGAGGGCGTCCGGGCGGAGGACCCCCAGGTGGTGGACCTGGCGGCGGTCGACCCGGCGGCGCTCCGGGCGGAACCGGCGGGAACAAGGGCGAAGCAGAAGAACCTCCTCCTCCGACGGATCGCGTACCGGTCCAGGTGGGCATGAAGAACGAGGCGTTCTACGAGATCGTGTCTGGGCTGTCCCCGGGGACGAGCATCCTCGTGAAGCCGCCCGTCGCAGCACAACCGCAGCGACCGTCATTCGGACGAGGTGGCTGACAATGCGTTCGTTGGAGGGTGTGCTCCAGGGTTTCCGGGGCATCTTCGAGAACAAGCTGCGCTCCGGGCTGACCACGCTGGGCATCACCATCGGGATCGCCGCCGTGCTCTCGATGGTGAGCATCAGCGACGGGGCAGAACGCATCATCCTCGACGACCTCGAGAAGCTGGGCGGTAACAACCAGTTCGGTCTCTTCCGCTCCGATTGGGTCGAGAAGAACGGCCGTTGGCAGCGGAACACGAGCTCGGAGTATTTCACGTACGACGACGTGCTCGCCATCGAGCGCGAGTGCAAGTCGGTGCTGCGCGTCATTCCGCGCGTTCCTAGGTTCGGCGGCGTGCGGATGACGGCAGGCAGCGGCGCGGCCGCCACCGAGACCATGGCGGGCTACCAGGCGACGACCGAGACGTTCATGGAAGGCATGAAGTGGCGTCCCGAAGAAGGTCGCTTCATCACCGAGGATGACAACATCGACTGGGACAAGGTCGTCGTCGTCGGGAGCACGGTCGCTGAGGAACTCTTCGGAGACGCCGACCCGCTCGGGGCGGAGATGAAGATCGGCAACGACCGGTTCACCGTCGTCGGCGTCATGGAGCCTCGGGGCACCAGCATTCAGTTCGGCTTCGAGCTCGACCGGACGACGATCATTCCCCTCAGCACCGCGCAGCGCCGGTTCAACGGGAACGACCAGGTTCCTATGCTGACCGTTCAGGCGGTCAGCACGGAGAAGATTCCTAAAGCCGTCGAAGAGGTTCAGCGGCTGCTGAAGCGCCGTCACGGCTCCGACGACTTCTTCAACACGTGGCTCCCAGGGGGGCAGAACCTCGAGTTCGTGACGAAGCTGACTCGAATGCTCCGGTGGGTACTTGGCGGTATCGCCGGGTTCTCGCTCTTCATCGGCGGCGTCGGAATCATGAACATCATGCTGGTTACGGTAACGGAGCGGACGAAGGAGATCGGGCTGCGCAAGGCGATTGGGGCGCGGCGTCGCGACATCCTGACGCAGTTCCTCATCGAGGCGTCGACGCTCTGCATCACGGGAGGCGTGCTGGGGCTGATCCTGGGAATCCTGTTCGGATGGGGTTCCGCCACGGTCATGTCGAGCCCGCAGATCGGGGGATTCGTCGGCGGGCTTCTGGGGTTCCAGGGGAAGTGGGTGGCTTGGCCCTGGTCGGTTCCGGTCGTGTGGATCTTCATCTCGATGGGTGTCGCCCTGGCAGTGGGGGTCTTCTTCGGCTTGTATCCGGCTTGGAAGGCAGCCCGGCTCACTCCGATCGAAGCGCTGAGGCACCAGTAAGGATCGCGCATGCCGACGAAGATGCCATTCGACCCGAAGTCGATTCTGTCAGGCGCCTTTGCCGCTCTGGCGATCCTGTTGCTGGTCGTCATCCCCGTGCTGATCGGGTATGTGCTGATCACCCGCGCGGGACGTGAAGCCCTCGGAATGGGCATTCAGAACCTTCGACGCAGCGTGCTGCGTACCCTGCTGACGATGATCGGTATCGTCCTCGGCGTAGGAGCCGTCGTCGGCGTCATATCGATGGGCGACGGCGCTCGACAGATGGTCGTCGACGAGGTGGCGAAGACCGGCGGAACCAGCCTGATCGAGATCTACCGCGACGAGTGGGATCGCCAGGGCGGCAGCACGGTGACGGCCCGAACGCGGTCGCGGCGATGGGGACGGTGGGGGCGGAACCGCGCCAAGCCGGTCGACTATCGCGACTTCCAGAACCTCCGGATGTTCCTGACCAGCATGACCGCCATCAGTGCCGAAGACGACTTCGGGCGTGGCGTCAGCGTCCAGTTTGGCGGGCGCGAGAAGGAGACGTCCCTCATCGGGACGACCGAGCAGTACGAGGAGACCCACGACTGGCCCG
This genomic interval from Candidatus Poribacteria bacterium contains the following:
- a CDS encoding HlyD family efflux transporter periplasmic adaptor subunit is translated as MKQAQANYNAAVAQRDSAREQTVVTTKRRDSELAQAVESVQSSRAALESAKQTTIQQTGQAETDILTATDSLERDRIALTQAEIQLQQLDIADTQLKAQLNSAKISRDNAQRELARSQELFDKKYLSRKALEDSQQALASAESSYESAQKNVDAQAKSIESQKATIAAQKRVISSRETTLKFQRANLETLKASRDASERQAAANLASAQSRLNEIRETIDAEKKMAQFSEASAEANVLRAQSALKNANQRLGWTVVRAPKSGTVTNLELEEGEIITSGRSAFSQGPAIMTVADLSQMIVKAAINEVDMGQVSLDQRAEISVSAFPNKKFDGRVRAIAPSGRTVDNVVRFELEIEVVGSPQELMPGMTADVDIFVIDREDVLQVPIEAVQEEDSFGIQMSMKPEEQAKVAVGDKVTLEMRLGKSVEARVDSLGDLVQLSLLGSTQGWRPGPVEFTLVTGPGERLPSLSGRATQTKSRFVEVVKPGGEKGEKKKPEPEVSEGPPAGGGRPGGGPPGGGPGGGRPGGAPGGTGGNKGEAEEPPPPTDRVPVQVGMKNEAFYEIVSGLSPGTSILVKPPVAAQPQRPSFGRGG
- a CDS encoding FtsX-like permease family protein produces the protein MRSLEGVLQGFRGIFENKLRSGLTTLGITIGIAAVLSMVSISDGAERIILDDLEKLGGNNQFGLFRSDWVEKNGRWQRNTSSEYFTYDDVLAIERECKSVLRVIPRVPRFGGVRMTAGSGAAATETMAGYQATTETFMEGMKWRPEEGRFITEDDNIDWDKVVVVGSTVAEELFGDADPLGAEMKIGNDRFTVVGVMEPRGTSIQFGFELDRTTIIPLSTAQRRFNGNDQVPMLTVQAVSTEKIPKAVEEVQRLLKRRHGSDDFFNTWLPGGQNLEFVTKLTRMLRWVLGGIAGFSLFIGGVGIMNIMLVTVTERTKEIGLRKAIGARRRDILTQFLIEASTLCITGGVLGLILGILFGWGSATVMSSPQIGGFVGGLLGFQGKWVAWPWSVPVVWIFISMGVALAVGVFFGLYPAWKAARLTPIEALRHQ